The Hyalangium gracile genome has a window encoding:
- a CDS encoding serine/threonine protein kinase produces the protein MAQRESMGGVPAAGTRIHHYELIRQLGSGGMGTVFLARDMRLGRRVAIKFLHSTAPEITQRFILEARATARCSHENIVVIHEVGEFQGTPFMVLEFLQGQPLHKVVSGQRLPPARAVELMVPVVRALACAHAQGIVHRDLKPDNILVTDTGTIKVLDFGIAKVLQAPEQAAEGTNVLRLRPAHAAAAASALDSGEELVNLTHGGALLGTLPYMSPEQWGNGAPVDHQTDIWAVGIILFRMLAGRHPLDPLRGPQLAVTAFVDEKMPRLRDLAPDVPAELAEVVDRCLLKRKQERFPDALALLRALEPFLPGRYARELRVDESPYAGLSSFQESDADRFFGRSREITALVGRLRDRPLLAVVGPSGAGKSSFVRAGLVPVLKRSGEAWETHVVRPGREPLGALAHLLAPLVTSSTSLADDLKEHHKLVERLRAEPGIVGSVLRGRARRQRQRILLFVDQFEELYTLVPDARERLAFTACLSGLADDATSPIRVVLSIRSDFLDRVPEDERFMAELNQGLFFLTTPQRQGLRDALVQPAEMAGYRFETPAMVDGMLQHLESTQGALPLLQFAATQLWEQRDPARKLLTEQSYTAMGGIAGALASHAGSVLNGLSPQGYALARAIFLRLVTPERTRAIVSLEELRELSRDTRELQGVIDQLVQARLLVVQTGGGATGATVELVHESLIHGWPALKRWLDEGQEDSAFLEQLRNAARQWQANHRDRELLWRGEVVEEARRFQRRYQGELPQVQQEFLKAVFAQAATSTRRKRALVAGSMVFLGLLVAASAVALVVIRNAQRDAERQANLARGEVERRRESEAKAVEAEAQARQRLAEVQAKELERQQAWNKAEQARQELADAYARLQRTNTELKAALDGARRAQERARAAQRRADRHARAERLAAEKALLLAKELEKKRLEDQERIEELNRRLGELVLDLE, from the coding sequence ATGGCCCAACGAGAGAGCATGGGGGGCGTTCCCGCAGCGGGGACGCGCATCCACCACTACGAGCTGATCCGCCAGCTGGGCAGTGGCGGCATGGGCACCGTCTTCCTCGCCCGAGACATGCGGCTGGGTCGCCGCGTGGCCATCAAGTTCCTGCACTCGACGGCGCCGGAGATCACCCAGCGGTTCATCCTCGAGGCCCGCGCCACGGCCCGCTGCAGCCACGAGAACATCGTCGTCATCCACGAGGTGGGCGAGTTCCAGGGCACCCCCTTCATGGTGCTGGAGTTCCTGCAGGGCCAGCCGCTGCACAAGGTCGTCAGCGGCCAGCGCCTGCCTCCCGCCCGGGCCGTGGAGCTGATGGTGCCGGTGGTGCGGGCGCTGGCGTGCGCGCATGCCCAGGGCATCGTCCACCGCGACCTGAAGCCGGACAACATCCTCGTCACCGACACGGGCACCATCAAGGTGCTGGACTTCGGCATCGCCAAGGTCCTGCAGGCTCCCGAGCAGGCCGCCGAGGGCACCAACGTGCTGCGCCTGCGCCCGGCCCATGCCGCCGCGGCCGCCTCGGCCCTGGACTCGGGAGAGGAGCTCGTCAACCTGACGCATGGTGGCGCCCTGCTCGGCACGCTGCCGTACATGTCTCCGGAGCAGTGGGGCAACGGCGCTCCCGTCGATCACCAGACCGACATCTGGGCCGTGGGCATCATCCTGTTCCGGATGCTCGCGGGGCGGCACCCGCTGGATCCGCTGCGGGGCCCGCAGCTGGCCGTCACGGCGTTTGTCGACGAGAAGATGCCGCGCCTGCGCGACTTGGCACCGGACGTTCCCGCGGAGCTGGCCGAGGTGGTCGACCGGTGCCTGCTCAAGCGCAAGCAGGAGCGCTTCCCGGATGCGCTCGCGCTGCTGCGCGCCCTGGAGCCGTTCCTGCCAGGCCGCTATGCCCGCGAGCTGCGCGTCGACGAGAGTCCCTACGCCGGCCTGAGCTCGTTCCAGGAGTCGGATGCGGATCGCTTCTTCGGGCGCTCGCGGGAGATCACCGCGCTGGTGGGACGGCTGCGAGATCGGCCCCTGCTGGCGGTGGTGGGGCCGTCGGGGGCGGGAAAGTCCTCCTTCGTGCGCGCGGGGCTGGTGCCGGTGCTCAAGCGCTCCGGCGAGGCCTGGGAGACCCATGTCGTCCGCCCGGGCCGCGAGCCGCTGGGTGCGCTGGCCCACCTGCTCGCGCCGCTGGTGACGTCGTCGACCTCGCTCGCCGATGATCTCAAGGAGCACCACAAGCTGGTCGAGCGCCTGCGCGCGGAGCCGGGCATCGTGGGCTCGGTGCTGCGCGGCCGTGCGCGCCGCCAGCGTCAGCGGATCCTCCTGTTCGTCGATCAGTTCGAGGAGCTCTACACGCTGGTGCCGGACGCGCGCGAGCGCCTGGCCTTCACCGCGTGCCTCTCCGGTCTGGCGGACGATGCCACCTCGCCCATCCGCGTGGTGCTCTCCATCCGCTCGGACTTCCTGGACCGGGTGCCGGAGGACGAGCGCTTCATGGCCGAGCTCAACCAGGGCCTGTTCTTCCTCACCACGCCCCAGCGGCAGGGGCTGCGGGACGCGCTGGTGCAGCCGGCGGAGATGGCCGGCTACCGCTTCGAGACGCCGGCCATGGTGGACGGCATGCTCCAGCACCTGGAGTCCACCCAGGGCGCGCTGCCGCTGCTCCAGTTCGCCGCCACCCAGCTCTGGGAGCAGCGCGACCCGGCGCGCAAGCTGCTCACCGAGCAGAGCTACACGGCCATGGGCGGCATCGCCGGGGCGCTGGCCAGCCATGCGGGCAGCGTCCTGAACGGGCTGTCTCCCCAGGGGTATGCGCTGGCGCGCGCCATCTTCCTGAGGCTCGTCACGCCCGAGCGCACACGCGCCATCGTCTCCCTGGAGGAGCTGCGCGAGCTGTCCCGGGACACCCGCGAGCTGCAGGGGGTGATCGACCAGCTCGTCCAGGCGCGCCTGCTGGTGGTGCAGACCGGAGGGGGCGCCACCGGGGCGACCGTGGAGCTCGTCCACGAGTCGCTCATCCACGGCTGGCCCGCGCTGAAGCGCTGGCTGGACGAAGGGCAGGAGGACTCGGCCTTCCTGGAGCAGCTTCGCAACGCGGCACGGCAGTGGCAGGCCAACCACCGCGACCGGGAGTTGCTGTGGCGAGGCGAGGTGGTGGAAGAGGCCCGCCGCTTCCAGCGGCGCTACCAGGGCGAGCTTCCCCAGGTGCAGCAGGAGTTCCTCAAGGCCGTCTTCGCGCAGGCGGCCACGTCCACGCGACGCAAGCGGGCCCTGGTGGCCGGCTCGATGGTGTTCCTGGGCCTGCTGGTGGCGGCCTCGGCGGTGGCGCTGGTGGTCATCCGCAACGCACAGCGGGATGCCGAGCGCCAGGCGAACCTGGCTCGCGGCGAAGTGGAACGTCGGCGCGAGTCCGAGGCCAAGGCCGTCGAGGCCGAGGCGCAGGCGCGGCAGCGGCTCGCCGAGGTCCAGGCCAAGGAGCTGGAGCGCCAGCAGGCCTGGAACAAGGCGGAGCAGGCACGCCAGGAGCTGGCGGATGCCTATGCCCGGCTCCAGCGTACGAACACGGAGCTGAAAGCAGCACTGGATGGTGCCAGGAGAGCGCAAGAGCGCGCACGGGCTGCCCAAAGGAGAGCGGACCGCCACGCGCGCGCGGAGCGTCTGGCCGCGGAGAAGGCTCTCCTGCTCGCGAAGGAACTCGAGAAGAAGCGACTGGAAGATCAGGAGCGCATCGAGGAACTCAACAGGCGACTCGGTGAACTCGTACTCGACCTGGAATGA